Part of the Tenebrio molitor chromosome 4, icTenMoli1.1, whole genome shotgun sequence genome, TTTGCTTGagattttctaaattattagGTCGATTGTCGTACAGTTTACTTTTTAAGCACCCCCATAAAAAGTAGTCTAATGGCGACGTTGTGTTGAATTTAGCGAACGTCTGAAGTAAGTATGTACTGTTACAAAACGAAATGCACGGCGACGGCTCCAAAATTGATGCAGATCGCGGCAAACTCAATGTAGATCTAATCCGACCACAGTCCCGGGCGAAAAGTGTATGATTTCTACATAATGGCTCCTGATGAAAAGTTTCTGGCTACATAGGTAAggagaattataaattattattgtaagtTACTTACTTGTCACTAAGTGTGACCGCTTTCGATGCAATGAGATATATCGAAGATCATTCGCTATTTTGAGAAAGTTTTACGTGGATATTTGCAGAAAGTACAACGGATGgaatttttacataatcatcctcaccatatttcaaagtgaatgtcaaccatttatattttttatttccagaaaacatgataaaaattatgacCCTTCAGAcacatatatctttgtaaagacccccctatattttttattttattttttcttgattcttgagatttttccctacaagacccccaGCTTGggatacgttaattttgcgacaccctctTTATTATCTCTGGTTTATCATGCTTGACTGAACTCATTATCTACAATAAATCCTTTCCATTTAGAAGTGACAGTAACTTGGCAGCTTAATATcttagtaaataaaataaaattggtcgttttgtattattgttgtttgtcGATATTTGGGTGTAATTGAGCAAATGAAAAACATTTCTCAGTCGTGACATAAATACGGtcacaattttaaatcaaagaaACGTAGAAAATTCCTTGTAggaaatcaaaataaattgatgAATTACTTAAGTAAATGAAATGGACCAATTAGATTTGTTGACACGTTCGTTCTGTTAGATTGGTAATTTCCTGCACCACGATACGAtcgaagaaattttatttccatcaaaattcaaataactGGTGTTTTGGACAGATGGATCTCGAAATAATCGACACTATTTTCACTTTTGGCAAGTTTGTGGCGCTGACTCCGTCATCGACGAACAACCACAATCCGCGCTGCTTGCAAAAACTCTACGAAATCTGCGTTTACCTCTTGTACGTCGTGGGTTTTATCGTGAGTGCTTACGCCAAATCCCCGGTGTATCAGGCCTTGACATTTGTACAATTCGTATTGGCCACTTTGTGCGAATTGAATCAGTTCTGCTACATCTTCTACATTTTGGTCGTGGTGATGAGACTGAGAAGAACCAGCTGGTTCCGACTTGTCAAGAGTCTTGCTGCTGTCCATTCTGCGCCGAAGACTCTTCCGCTCAAGTTAGTCTTCGTAGCGTCACAATTGGTTTATTGCTGTTTGACTTTTTTTGGAGTTTACGCTTACATAGCTCACGCCGGTCTTACTGTGGCTGCATTCTATATTGGCGAGTTTTACCAACACTACGCTCAGTTCTTCTACCTCATGTTCACCACGATTCTTCTCATCTTGCTGCTGTCGCGGTACGAGCATCTCAGCGAGACTCTCTCGCAACTAATCAGAGCCAGGAGCCAACTCAACTCCAAGCAGGTTGTTGATATTCTGCAAAAGATCAAGAACAGTGTTTTCACGTTGAAGGAGGGCGTGGAGGTTTTCAACGACATTTTCGGATGGAGCATTCTCTTCACTATCTTTAGTTGTGTGTCCAGAACATTAATATACCTTGACATTATCATCAAGCACAGTGAAGTATGGGAAGGTCAGGACACGTTGCTCTTCTACTGCGATTTTTGCCGCGTTGTGATATCTTGGGTAAAAGAGTACACATGTCCGCTTCGTGatgttacatatttataatttcaggtAGGAATCTTGTCGACGATTTTTCTCTGTGACTCCATTTTGAAGAAGTGCGACGAAATTTTGGCGAAAACTTATCGGTTGGAAGTGAAGTTGACCTCTTACGAGATCGAAGAAATTCAGGTTCTTATCGATGTTGTGCTGCACAATCGCCCAGAATTTAAAGCTGCGCGATTTTTTTCCATTGACAGGTCCACCCTCTTCAGCGTGCTCAATTCTTTGACCACTTTCCTCCTCGTCTTGATCCAGTTCAAGGAAATGTGAAACATTCTTACTTTGTATTTTCGTCATTGAGATCTAGAAACAAAGCAAGAATTCCCTTCATTTTACGTAATATTTCAATTTCTTCATACGACTATGCATATCATCTAAGTTATTTCTTGTTCTTCATAAATTCATAATATACCTTTATGAAATAAATGATAAAGCTTTTTTATCCTCTCGTCTGTTTGATACGTTTTCCCACATCAAAGACAGAAACCAATCAAAAGCatgtttaattaataattctgaaataattttcttgtttGGTTCTTTCAACAGTTTATTTGTTCATCGTATTTATCGACAGACATTTCCCCTTAGTCATGCATAACTTTCATAGTTGACGATATTGACAATCAATATCCTTAATTTCCGATTTAATTTGTTACAACTCCGACAAATCCACAACCCAAGCATGGATTTGGAAATCGTTGAAACCATTTTCAAATGTGGTAGACCCTTTGGACTCACTCCCACTTCCTCcaaaaatcgaaaatcaaACCATTTCCAAAAGTGTCTCAGTTTCCTCACATTTGCACTATACACGGCGGGAGTAGTTACAGCCAGCTGCATCTCAAGTGCAACTTTTTCCAATTTCACTCTGATGCAGTTCGTTTTAATGGTTTTGACCGTCGGCAACCTTTGCATCTataatttttacgttttaatAGTCGTGATGGTTTTCGACGAAAAGCGGTGGTTTGTCTTGATCGACAGtgtaaaatctgtcaaaactgGACCTCAGGATAAACAGTATTGCTGGTACTTGACAACACTTGTGGTATCACACCTGACACttttgttgataataattatcgacTGTGTTGCCGCTCTCGACTACTTGGGCTGGGTCAGTGCCATCATGATCCTACCGGCACATTTCGACAAGTACGCGCAGTACTTGTACACCATCTCTGCTTGTCTGGTTCTTAAAATGGTACTCACAAGGTACCAACACCACGCGAATATCTTGGCACAACTAGTGAATGCTCCGAATGGTCTTGACCCCAAAGGAATCACAGAAGCTTTGAAAAGCTTCAAACAAACAATGCTTGCTCTGAAGAGGAGTACCGAAGCTTTCAACGATATTTTTGGATGGACGATGCTTTGTAGCATTTTCAGCGGCGCCTTCAGAATTATTGTCTACACCGAGGCATCTCTGAGacacaatttcaatttttacgtCTTGAAATGGCAACTGCTGCATTTCATTCACGAAATCGGCTTCTCCGTCACACTCTGGGTACTGCTTTCTCTTGGAATGTCACGTCTTAAgttgtttcaattttaggTCGGACTGGTGGCTGCCATTTTGCTGTGTGATCAGATTTTGCAACAATCGGACCAAATCTTGAATTTGGCTTGCAAAATGCAAGCGTCTGCAACTAATTGGAATTCGCAACAATACAAACAACTCCAGACATTTGTCGAATTCCTGGAACACAACCGTCCCAAATTCAGAGCAGCCAGATTTTTCTCCATCGACAAATCACTCTtgttcaaaatattaaatgcCGCAATCACTTTCCTTCTGGTGATGATTCAAATTGATTAAGATTGAAACGAATTATATATCAACATCACTACTGCCAGTAGGGTAGTACTAACTGGTGGTACTGCTTCTACTACTATATTTCTACAACTACCACCACCACTCCCACTATCTACTACTAATATTACAGATTGTTAGTTAATGCCACGCCACACGGGCACCATCCTGcccacattatttttttatttgttccacATTCACTCGATTAGGAATCTGTACCCTGTAAGCCATAATTAATTATCGAGCAAATATTCCTAGTAAAACTGTACGTCCAAGCCTGtaatttccgttgtttataAAAGATCAAGATAACTCGTGGGCTCATTTTTCCACCGCAACAGACAAAATTATGGATCTAGCCATGATAGAATTTCTCTGTAAATTCGGAAGAATATTCGCATTCACGCCATACTCGTGCAACAATCGCCACCCAAGTTTTTTCCAAAGATGCCACATCTGCTTGGTATTTGCGATCTACACGGTCACATTTTTTGGCGTCCAGTACGTCGCAGCACCACAATATTCGCAGTTGACTCACATTCAACTAGTACTGTCAGCTGTGACTTACACCAACTTCTATTTCACCAATGTGCACATTCTGGTAGTGGTGATGGGACTAAATCAAAACCGATGGGTCAGGTTAATCGATTTGTTAAAATCAATTGAAATCAGACTCGACACGAAACAATTCACGATTCTGaaactgtcacttgtcatATTTTTATCACTATGCGcttttgaactttttgtaaCCTTCTATTACTTTGGTCTTGTCACATTTCTCTTGTTTCTACCCACCAACATCTACACCTACTCACAATTCACCTATTCGATTTGTACTTGTGTAGTTCTGCAAATGGTACTGACCCGGTACCAACACTACACCAAAGCAGTACTCAATCACACTGACGAGTTGTTCACAGTTTTGCAAAGAGTCAAACTGGGAGTTTTTACTTTGAAAAAATGTGTCAACGCTTTTAATGATATCTTCGGATGGACTACACTTGGCAGCGTCTTTTGTAGTACCTTCAAGTGTTTCGTTTATATCGACGTCGCCAGCAAGCACAGCGAAGTCGTTGAAATGTGGTGGGGAACTGAAGGAGACCAGTTACACTTCCTCTGTGAAATAGGTTTCATCGCGGTCATGTGGGTCAGTGTTTTGGCACCATATTTGGACAATTCGGTAATCGCTTTGTTCCAGACTGGCATCGTGCTGACGATTTTCCTGTCTGACAAGATCTTAAACGAATTTGACAATCTCTTGGATCTGGCTTGGCAACGGAAGGGTTTGAATCCTCACCTGGACAAGGAATTCAAATTGTTCGTCAGTTTTGTCGAATGCAATCGTCCACGGTTCACGGCTGCTAGATTTTTTGCAATTGACAGATCGACCTTGTTCAAGATAATTAATTCGTCGATCGGGTTCTTCCTGGTTATGATTCAGTCTTATTGAAAGCGTTAGTTGACGCCACGCCACACGGGCACCATGTTTTTCCCCGATTTCACCTGACActtgacaaaattttatttacaatcgaGTCCTGAATGCCAAATCATTAACTTAATCATTTGTATTGTTAGGTAATGATATGTTTTGGTCTTTTACATAGTACTTAATATCTATGACGAGCTTTTCGTATTGAAAACACAATGTCTATAATTTGAGCTTAATTGCAACGATTTCAAAACATTTCAACCCGAACCACCAACAACTGCAGTGACCACGCTATGGATTCAGAAATGGTAGAAACTCTTTGCAAGTTTGGAAGAGTCTTCGCGCTGACTCCTCCTTCTTGTACCAACTCAAACACCAATTATTTTTGGAGATACTACAATTTCCtcatattttcaatatacaccgttggatttgttaaaattcaGCAAACTCttctaccaacttacttcGACTTCACTTTCATCCAACTCGTCTTGGCAATTTTGTTGAACGTCAACTTCTAcctttcaaatttttacattctgGTAGTCGTGATGGGACCAAAGAGGAGTCAATGGTTCAGACTGGTTGGTTGCTTGAAATCCATCGAAGCTCCTACCAGCAGCAAACAGCTCACCACACTACGAGTAACACTGTTTCTATTCTTAGCTTTGCTCACTTTTCACGTGTTCTTGCTGGTTTATTACTTCAACTTTTATTCTTTTGTGCTGTTTTTGCCGTCAAATTTCTACAGGTATTCGCACTTTACGTACTCAACTTGTGCCtacaccattttgaaaatgttgctGGTGAAGTACCAACACCACACCAACATGTTGTCCCAAGTGGTGGACACTTTTAAACGTGGACAATCGATTCAACCTTTGTACAAAATCAAGCAAGGATTGTTCACTCTGCACAAATGTGTGCACTCTTTCAACAGTATTTTTGGGTGGACGATCCTCAGCAGCATTTTTTGCGGGACGTTCAAGATTCTGGTCCACATAGATATCGCAGTTAAGCAGAAAGAGGCCTTCGAAGATATGTGGGGAAGTTTCGAAAACAGACTGAACCTGATTCCTGAAATGGGTTTTGTTCTGATCACTTGGGTAAAGTTCTTgctttttttgcaacttgactGATATTCTATCTTTCAGATTGGTCTCGTCGGGACGATATTGACCTGCGATGACATTTTGAAAGAGTCACACACAGTTTCTGGTTTGGCATCACAACTGCAAGCACTTGGACCTGGTTTGACGCCTCTCGAAACCAAggaattcaaaatgtttgtcACATTTGTTGAGCATAATCGTCCTAGATTTAAAGCCGCCAGATTCTTTTCACTTGACAGGTCCACTTTGCTTCAAATTCTCAATTCGCTGATAACGTTTCTCTTGGTTGCGATTCAGTTTAAGTAAACCAAGAACTAGcaatagttttaatttttggaaaagtaga contains:
- the LOC138129473 gene encoding gustatory receptor 68a-like; this translates as MDLEIIDTIFTFGKFVALTPSSTNNHNPRCLQKLYEICVYLLYVVGFIVSAYAKSPVYQALTFVQFVLATLCELNQFCYIFYILVVVMRLRRTSWFRLVKSLAAVHSAPKTLPLKLVFVASQLVYCCLTFFGVYAYIAHAGLTVAAFYIGEFYQHYAQFFYLMFTTILLILLLSRYEHLSETLSQLIRARSQLNSKQVVDILQKIKNSVFTLKEGVEVFNDIFGWSILFTIFSCVSRTLIYLDIIIKHSEVWEGQDTLLFYCDFCRVVISWVGILSTIFLCDSILKKCDEILAKTYRLEVKLTSYEIEEIQVLIDVVLHNRPEFKAARFFSIDRSTLFSVLNSLTTFLLVLIQFKEM